The genomic stretch GTGAAAGAAATATGTTGAAATCCCATGATGCCAAGTGATTGAATTACACattaatttttctactttctctctaAATGGGaagcacccttggctccagcctaCAAAGTAGAGTGTCCTTGTCCTAGAGCAGGTTGAGGTTTGGTGAATCTGAATTTCCAAGACTCTGAAATATTGAGAGAAGGTGCTCTCTGTGCAGCATGACCTTCATCACCATCCATAGTGAAATGACCCAGCATAGAATAGTTGTGCTGAATATGAGCATCTGGTCCATTAATACAGCGATTTAAGGTCCGATTATGTGATGGAGACTGGAGGTGTCTGATGGTAGCTTCCTCCTGATCACACTGACCAAACCTGAGAAACTTCAGGGCTCTATGAAGATGGTGATGGTTCCCAGTCTCTGAAAGGTGCCTCTCAGATCCATAGCTTGTCCTGAGACCTACCTGGAGCGAAAACAAGCCTCTCAGATGTGTGGGACTCTTTCAGTGTGGGAGCACTGACCAGGGTCAAGATGTCTTGGGAAGCAGGGCAGTTACCTTGGGACcttcatgcaaacacacacacaggtgtgcccacacacacacatacacacacatgcagccACACAAAAAAAAACTGAGGAGACAGGTGCACAGCTGTATTGATCAGTAAGTGACCTCTGATAATTGTTGCTGTTCTTGAGCAGTGTCCTCAACTTGTGTGCATAAGacataaagaaaaaagcatattATCAACTTAggtatatataaatagctcactATTCTACATCCAAGATCCAAGTTTAATATTCActctttaaaaaggtaaaaatcacgttatatgtcaattatatatgaATACAAttagaggaaaaagtaaaataaacatgttGCAGAGAAATGACTTCATAGATCAAAATTTAACATGTttatcataaataaaaattttgtaattttttcaatttcaaaaatatCCTTAAAACAAATTCCCCTAAGAAGTTTTGATAAAGTTTAATACTGAgaactatataaataaaatatttcacactGATAAAATCATAtattgcactgctgctgctaagtcgcttcagtcgtgtccgactctgtgcaaccctatagaccgcagcccaccaggctcccccgtccccgggattctctaggcaagaacactggagtgggttgccatttccttctccaatgcatgaaagtgaaaagtgaaagtgaagttgctcagtcatgtccgacttagcgaccccatggactgcaacccaccaggctcctccatccatgggattttccaggcaagagtactggagtggggtgccattgtactATACTATATTATATTTCTATGCTTCATTGTACTATTCTATTACTATATTTGTTTAATGAGCGAGTGTACTTTACAGAGATTACTAGCTCTGCAAATACACTCTTTTGTCTTTAAGCTTCAACAGAGCTTTCTTCACTTCCTTGTTCCTCAGGGTGTAGACCACAGGGTTCAGAAGGGGCGTCATCACAGTGTAGAAAACAGCCACAATCCTGTCCATAGCCTCCTTGGAGCCTGGTCtcagataaatgaaaacacaaggaACAAAGAAGCAAAGAACCACAGTGCAGTGGGAGGCACAGGTCTGGAAGGCTCTCCATCTTCCCTCTGAGGTGCGGATTTTCAGGATGGAATGGACGATGGACACGTAGGACAGCACTATCAGAAGAAAGCAGCCTGAAGCCACCACCCCAATGTTGACAAAGATCACCAACTCATTGGCAGAGGTGTCTGCACAGGCCAGTTTGAGGATGGGTGGTGCATCGCAGAAGTAATGCTGGATCTGGCTGGGTCCACAGAAGGGCAAATGGAATGTCAGTGTGGTCTGGACAGCAGAGTGCACAGAGCCACTGAGCCATGTGGTTGTGGCTAGGAGAACACACGTCTTCCCATTCATCATGCTGGCGTACCTGAGCGGGTGACTGATGGCCAggaagcggtcataggccatgacGGTGTAGAGGAAGCACTCGGTGCTGCCCAGGAAGTGGAAGGAGTAGAGCTGGGCCACACAGCTGGGAAAGGAGATAGGACTGCCTTCTGGGGACAC from Budorcas taxicolor isolate Tak-1 chromosome 25, Takin1.1, whole genome shotgun sequence encodes the following:
- the LOC128068969 gene encoding olfactory receptor 10G4-like, whose amino-acid sequence is MTNMSLVTTFIFTGLPHAPELDTLLFGIFLVIYVLTVLGNLLILLVIIVNPHLHTPMYYFLTNLSFIDMWFSTVTVPKMLMTLVSPEGSPISFPSCVAQLYSFHFLGSTECFLYTVMAYDRFLAISHPLRYASMMNGKTCVLLATTTWLSGSVHSAVQTTLTFHLPFCGPSQIQHYFCDAPPILKLACADTSANELVIFVNIGVVASGCFLLIVLSYVSIVHSILKIRTSEGRWRAFQTCASHCTVVLCFFVPCVFIYLRPGSKEAMDRIVAVFYTVMTPLLNPVVYTLRNKEVKKALLKLKDKRVYLQS